The Nocardia vinacea genome contains the following window.
ACCCGCACCAACCGGCTACGACGGCAGCAGGCCCTGTCGATCGCCGCGCGCGGTGAGGCCGCCTATTACGACGAGTCCAAGGAAAGCCTGGCCTGGCGCATCCGCCGTTTCGACTCAGGCATGGCATGGGCCGAGGACCCGCCCTCGCGCACCCGACACATGATCACCAATGTGGTTGTGCACCACGTCGATCCGAATGAGCACGCGGGCTTCACCGCCGACGACCTGCTCGTTCGGTCGGCATTCCTCGTCTACCGCAACCGGCTCGAACGCGAGGAGAACACCTTCGCGGGTGGGCGTACCGACATCCTGCGCCGCGACGAGGCCGGGCTGCGAGTGGCCCGCCGCACCATCCTGCTGGACCAGAACATCCTGCAGGCCAAGAACATATCCACCTTCTTCTAACGGGAGGAACCCGATCGTGTCCACCACAGAACTCGATACCACCGTGCAGCAGAACGACGTTCAGCTCACTCACCACACCGTCGCGACCACGCTCGGTCCGATCGCCGTCGCCGAGGCGGGATCGGGCCCGGTGCTGGTCATGCTGCACGGCGGCGGCCCGGGGGCGTCCGGAGTCAGCAACTATCACCAGAACCTGGCCGCGCTGGCCACCCGCTTCCGCGTGATCCTGCCCGACCAGCCTGGATTCGGCGGCAGCTACCGGCCCGACGAGGCCGCGCTCGACGCGCGCTCGATCACGCAGATCACCGTCGACGCCCTCTTCCAGACCCTGGACTCGCTCGGCATCGACCGGTTCAATCTGCTCGGCAACAGCCTCGGCGGTGCGGCCGCGATCGCCATGGCGCAGTCGCAGCCCGAGCGGATCTCCGGTCTGGTGCTCATGGCCCCCGGCGGCGGCTGGCTGCCGTTCGGCCCTACTCCGACCGAGGGCCAGAAGGAGATGTTCCGCTACTACAACAGCGGCGGGCCCAGCGAGAAGAAGATGGCCAACTTCATCCGCACCATGGTCTTCGACCACAAACAGTTCGGTGCGGAGGTGATCAAGGCCCGCTACGAGGCGTCGCTGGACGACAGCCACATCGAGTTCTACCACCGCTACAACGCCGCCTTCGCGAAACGCCACGGCATGGATCCGCTCTGGCGCGAACTGCACAAGATCAAGGCACCGACCCTGCTGCTGTGGGGCCGCGATGACCGGACGATCACCCTCGACGGCGCACAGATCATGCTCAAGAACATCCGCAACGTGCAGCTGCATGTCTTCGGCGACTGCGGGCATTGGGTACAGCTGGAACGCGCACGCGAATTCGAACGACTCGTCGGCGACTTCCTGGCGGATCTGGCATGAGCGGCTGGCTCGACGGCTACGTCGCACTCATCACCGGCGGCGGCTCCGGCATCGGTCGCGCCGTGGCGGAACGCTTTGTCGCCGAAGGCGCTTCGGTCACGATAGTTGGCCGGGACCTCGACCGGCTGAAGGAGGTATGCGCGAACTCGCCGGACCGATCCCGCATGCACGCCGTACAGGCCGATGTCCGCGATTCCGAGCAGCTCCACGCGGCCGTCGGCGAAACCGTGACCGAATTCGGCAAACTCGACACCCTGGTGACGAACGCCGGTATCTGGGACTACCAGCGCCAGCTCACCAGGCTGACCGCCGAGGAGCTGTCCGCCACATTCGACGAGTTGTTCGCGATCAACGTCAAGGGCTACATGCTGGCCGCCGAGGCCGCCTGGCGCGAACTGGTGAAGACGCGCGGCAGCATCATCATGACCTTGTCCAACGCCTCTTTCTATGTCGCCGGAGGGGGACCGATCTACACGGCGAGCAAGCATGCCTGTCTGGGTCTGATGCGCGAACTCGCCTACGAACTGGCACCGAAGGTACGCGTCAACGGCGTCGCCTGCGGCGGCATGAACACCGACCTGCGCGGACCGGAATCCCTTGCCCTGCGCGATCGTTCGATAGCGACGTCGTTCGCCAAGCGGACCGCCGATACGCCGCCGCCCCCCATTCCGCTGCACGACTCCAGCACCGATCCCCGTGACTTCACCGGTTCCTATGTGCTGCTCGCGTCCCGTGAACAGAGCGGCCCCATCACCGGCCAGGCAATCGAGGTCGACGGTGGCATCCGAGTGCGCGGTTTCGCCAGCGCAGCCGGCGGCGACCACCTCTGACACGCCCGGCCGCGAGCCAAAGGAGTTTCGATGACCATGACGCATCCGGTGAGTCCCGGTGCCACAGTAGATGTCAATCCAGCATCCGCGATCGCGGTGACCGCCCACCACCACCCGGGCAAACTCGCGATCCGGTATGCGGGAGGCGATCTCACCTTCGCGCAGCTCGACGTTCGAGCCGCACGACTCGCAGCCGCCCTCGCCGACCGCGGTGTGGGCGCCGGAGACCGGATCGCCTATCTCGGCCTCAACAGTCCCGCGTTCCTGATCACCATGCTCGCCGCCTTCCGATTGGGTGCCATCTTCGTGCCCGTCAACTTCCGTCTCGCCGAGCCGGAGTTGGGCGCGGTGCTGCGCGGCAGCGGCGCCATCGCCGCGGTCTGTGAGCCCAGTCATCGTGAGTTGTTGGACGCGGTGCGGCATGAAACCGCTGTGCGTCTCCTTCTGCTCGTCGACGACGACACCGAAGTGCCGGCGGAGGGCTCGCCTCTGGGGTGGGAGCCTTGGAGCCCGCTACTCACCACCATGAGAAAGCCGACGACAGTCCCGCTACGACGGGTTTTCGACCAGCCCGCGATCCTCATGTTCACTTCCGGCACAACCGGATTCCCCAAAGGCGTGATTCTCACCTACGGCAATCTATGGTGGAACGGGATCAACGTCGATTCTCGTCTCGACACCCGTCGCGGAGACGTTACCCACGCCGCCGCCCCGCTGTTCCATATCGGCGGCCTCAACGCACTGGCACTGCGCACGTTGGTCCGCGGGGGCACATTGGTGATCCGCCGCGGCTTCGAACCTGTTGTTTTTCTTCGCGATCTGATCGACTTCGAGGTCAATTCGTTTTTCGCGGTTCCAGCCATGCTCGCCGCGCTGGCACGGGTGCCCGAGTTGGCTCGCACAGCGCTCCCCCATCTGCGCACCATTGTGGTGGCCGGAGCTCCGGTCCCGACGTCTCTCATCGAACACTATGCAGCACTGGGGATCACGTTGCAGCAGGCGTGGGGATTGACCGAAACCGCGCCCTTCGCAACCCATCTCCCCGCCGAGTTCACCGAGGCGAAGATCGGTTCCGCAGGAATCCCCATGCCCCACACCGAGGTCAGGGTTGTCGACCCAACGAATACCCCCGTACCGGCTGGCAGTGCCGGTGAAGTCGTGGTGCGTGGCCCCAACGTCACACCGGGGTACTGGAACAACCCGGCGGCGACCGGTGCGGCCTTCGACTGGGAGGGATGGTTCCACTCCGGGGACATCGGATACCTCGACGAGGACGGCTTCCTCTACATCGTCGACCGGCTCAAGGACATGATTGTCAGCGGCGGCGAGAACATCTATCCCGCCGAAGTCGAACGAGCGCTGGCCGATCTGCCCGGCATTCTCGATGTCGCCGTGATCGGCACACCCGATGATCAGTGGGGTGAGACCGTCACGGCCGTCATCAGCTGCGCGGCGGGGACCGAGCTCACGCTCGAGGATGTCCGGCAGCACACGGCGTCGAAACTCGCACGGTACAAACTTCCTCGGCGGTTGCATGTTGTCGAAACCGTGCCGCGCAACGCCTCCGGAAAGCTCGACAAGGTCAGGATCCGGCATCTGATCGACAAGGAAGTGCGACCATGACCACGCCCCCCGTTCCAATCCTGGAATTGCCGGATCCGTGGACGTTCGCCATCCAAGACCGCTCGCGTACAATTCTTCTCGCCGAAATCTGCCGCACGCCCGACTTCCGCGCGTCTGTCGAGCTGGAACGTTGCGTGGCGGGGCGACTACGCAACGCCTATCCGGTCGGATCTCACGACCTCGAGATCCGGATCAGCGACGGTGACCCGCAAGAGAAGATGGACACGCTCCGAGTGCTCACCTCCGCCGTCCAGGCCGCGGATTCCCAGTGCCGCAAGGTCATTTTCGCGGTGCCAACCGACGATCCGAGCACCCTGGAATACGCGCGGGCAGCAGGATTCCGCTACGTCGTCGACGTCGACCTGCCCGACATCGAACTCCGTGTGCTGGTTGCGGAACCAGATTGGGTCACCGCCGTCGACATGGACCTCGACCACGTGCCGGGCACGTGATTCGCTCCCGACCGCGAGCCCGGCGTCCAGTGGACGGACACGCCCCAGAGCGATACTGCTGGCTCGCTTTGGTCACGAGCCTGCTGATGATCGTCCTGGCGATGTTCGCATTGCTGCTACCAGGGTCCGCGCACCGGCCTGGTCAGTCCGGCACGGTCATCGGAACCCCCGGCCGGTGCGAGCCCTCGTGCACCGTGGGACCGAACTGACGCACTTGTGGATACGTCGTCACCATGTGAGCGACCACGCGGTCAGTCAGGCAGACATAGCAGTGAGGCACATCACCCGGAAACCGAACGAAATCACCAGCGACCAAGTCGACCGAGTCGCTGATAGGCCCAGTGCGCAATTTGCCGGTGATCACATAGAGGTGATGCAGGGTGCCAGGGGCGTGCGGCTCGATCGTGGTCGATTGCTGCCTGTCCCGCTCCAGCCGCAGCACGAGCGTCCGCACATAGCCCGAACCGTAGGTCTCGTCGAGCATGCGCTCGGACCGGTTCATCGACTCGAACCATTCCGCTTCACTCGCCCGCTGGACATAGACGGGGGTACCCCATTCGGTCAGCAGTCGACGCACCGACACATCCAGCGCGGCGCCCAGTAACGCCAGCGTCTCCACGGTGGGATTGCCGACTCCCTGTTCGATCTTGGACAGGGTCTGTTTCGACAACCCGGAACGACGGGCTAGTTCGCCGATGGACATGGCCCGCTCACGGCGATACCGACGGACGTTCCGAGCCACCAGCTCGTTCTCGTCGATCTTGCCGTCACTTTTGATGTACATGTCGTCATTGTTGACGAACAGACGGTCAACTTCCACTAGGGGCCGGCTGAGAGTGTGTGCGATAGCAGATGGCCAATCGCCGATCACGAATCGACCGGGTGACCGTGGTACCGGATTCCACAAGCGAGCAGCCGCGTTCGAACCGAAACGTACCCGCGACCGCACCCTGAGCGCGATCCCGGCAACCGCCGTCACTCTTGATGAACCGGGTTGTCCTTGCCTCTGATTCAGCGACGGTCCCGCGCCGCCGCGATCGCCCGCGCGCTCCGGATCTCCGCCATCGTGAGTGCGGGCTCAACAGCCGGAGCGGCCGGGTACCGCATTCCATCCAACAGCAACGCCAGATAGCGCCGCCAGTTGCCCGGCCGCACAGCCCTGGTGAAGGCCGCGACGGAGTGCACCATCGTGATCGATGCCAGAACATCGGCCGGGGCGAGATCCGCTCGCACTGCACCGTCGGCCCGGGCCCGGTCCACCAAGTTCTCCAGAACCGGCGCGACGGCCGCTTCGAAGCGCGCGAAGGTCCTTGCGCCGTCGGCCGATTCGCTCATGGCAGCGGCCAGTCCCCGGTTTCCTGCCACGAGCTCACAGGTTCGCTCGAGCAGGCCCGCCAACCCCGACCATGGATCCGGATTCCGGTCGGCCGCCGCGGCAGCCGCCTCCAATCGAGTGACGTATCCGCCGGTGATCTCGGCGATCAACTCGGATTTGTTCGCGAACCGCCGGTACACAGTCCCCACTCCGACCTCCGCGGCGGCGGCCACATCGTCGAGCGTGACATCCAATCCACGTTCGGAGAACAGGCGGTCCCCCGCGGCGAGTATCTTGGCGTGATTTCGTGCCGCGTCGGATCGCATGCGGCGGGCGCTCGGCGAAGATTCCGAAGTGGTCATACATCCGAGCATCTCACGTGCCGCACTGGGCTGAATGTGTGGTCGGACACCTGATCACGTACAGATCGTCACTTTTAATATGCCAGTCGTCATTATTGACGAACGGCCCGCCAGTTTGCATGATTGTCATATATAAGTGCCGAGGCGGTGTATCAGATTGGACACCAGCCGTTAGCCGGAGGAACTCACAATGACCACGTCCTTTGCCGATCCGGTCCGCGACGATCGCGCCGCCGTCGACAAGGCCATCAGCCTGCTGGTCGCCTTCGGAGACCAGGCCAGCACCGGTGTCGGTGTCAGTGAGCTCGCCCGGCGCGCAGATCTTTCCAAATCGACGGCCTTCCGGGTGCTCGGGATGCTCGAGCGAAACGGCGTGGTCGAACGTATCGGCACCGGCTACCGGCTCGGAGCTCGGCTGCATCAGCTGGGCCAGGCGGTGTACTCGCCCGAGCATGAGCGCGTCCGGGACCTGCTGCT
Protein-coding sequences here:
- a CDS encoding 3-phenylpropionate/cinnamic acid dioxygenase subunit beta; amino-acid sequence: MSTTTAQSLAGQRADRDIHFEVEQFYYFEAELLDDGRFTDWLELLADDLDYWMPTRTNRLRRQQALSIAARGEAAYYDESKESLAWRIRRFDSGMAWAEDPPSRTRHMITNVVVHHVDPNEHAGFTADDLLVRSAFLVYRNRLEREENTFAGGRTDILRRDEAGLRVARRTILLDQNILQAKNISTFF
- a CDS encoding alpha/beta fold hydrolase yields the protein MSTTELDTTVQQNDVQLTHHTVATTLGPIAVAEAGSGPVLVMLHGGGPGASGVSNYHQNLAALATRFRVILPDQPGFGGSYRPDEAALDARSITQITVDALFQTLDSLGIDRFNLLGNSLGGAAAIAMAQSQPERISGLVLMAPGGGWLPFGPTPTEGQKEMFRYYNSGGPSEKKMANFIRTMVFDHKQFGAEVIKARYEASLDDSHIEFYHRYNAAFAKRHGMDPLWRELHKIKAPTLLLWGRDDRTITLDGAQIMLKNIRNVQLHVFGDCGHWVQLERAREFERLVGDFLADLA
- a CDS encoding long-chain fatty acid--CoA ligase, with amino-acid sequence MTMTHPVSPGATVDVNPASAIAVTAHHHPGKLAIRYAGGDLTFAQLDVRAARLAAALADRGVGAGDRIAYLGLNSPAFLITMLAAFRLGAIFVPVNFRLAEPELGAVLRGSGAIAAVCEPSHRELLDAVRHETAVRLLLLVDDDTEVPAEGSPLGWEPWSPLLTTMRKPTTVPLRRVFDQPAILMFTSGTTGFPKGVILTYGNLWWNGINVDSRLDTRRGDVTHAAAPLFHIGGLNALALRTLVRGGTLVIRRGFEPVVFLRDLIDFEVNSFFAVPAMLAALARVPELARTALPHLRTIVVAGAPVPTSLIEHYAALGITLQQAWGLTETAPFATHLPAEFTEAKIGSAGIPMPHTEVRVVDPTNTPVPAGSAGEVVVRGPNVTPGYWNNPAATGAAFDWEGWFHSGDIGYLDEDGFLYIVDRLKDMIVSGGENIYPAEVERALADLPGILDVAVIGTPDDQWGETVTAVISCAAGTELTLEDVRQHTASKLARYKLPRRLHVVETVPRNASGKLDKVRIRHLIDKEVRP
- a CDS encoding helix-turn-helix domain-containing protein, giving the protein MTTSESSPSARRMRSDAARNHAKILAAGDRLFSERGLDVTLDDVAAAAEVGVGTVYRRFANKSELIAEITGGYVTRLEAAAAAADRNPDPWSGLAGLLERTCELVAGNRGLAAAMSESADGARTFARFEAAVAPVLENLVDRARADGAVRADLAPADVLASITMVHSVAAFTRAVRPGNWRRYLALLLDGMRYPAAPAVEPALTMAEIRSARAIAAARDRR
- a CDS encoding SDR family NAD(P)-dependent oxidoreductase — its product is MSGWLDGYVALITGGGSGIGRAVAERFVAEGASVTIVGRDLDRLKEVCANSPDRSRMHAVQADVRDSEQLHAAVGETVTEFGKLDTLVTNAGIWDYQRQLTRLTAEELSATFDELFAINVKGYMLAAEAAWRELVKTRGSIIMTLSNASFYVAGGGPIYTASKHACLGLMRELAYELAPKVRVNGVACGGMNTDLRGPESLALRDRSIATSFAKRTADTPPPPIPLHDSSTDPRDFTGSYVLLASREQSGPITGQAIEVDGGIRVRGFASAAGGDHL
- a CDS encoding helix-turn-helix domain-containing protein yields the protein MYIKSDGKIDENELVARNVRRYRRERAMSIGELARRSGLSKQTLSKIEQGVGNPTVETLALLGAALDVSVRRLLTEWGTPVYVQRASEAEWFESMNRSERMLDETYGSGYVRTLVLRLERDRQQSTTIEPHAPGTLHHLYVITGKLRTGPISDSVDLVAGDFVRFPGDVPHCYVCLTDRVVAHMVTTYPQVRQFGPTVHEGSHRPGVPMTVPD